A window of the Fuscovulum sp. genome harbors these coding sequences:
- a CDS encoding Twin-arginine translocation pathway signal encodes MTKPLKGERPKGLGLTRRQLLSRSVAAGASFVVGAGFVASGNAAWAMETTAIKPESMATLIQMARDIYPHDQVGDEFYATAVKGYDSAENAEQVEAGITALNTAATAAGHADYLSIGWEDDRVAVLKAIEDTPFFQTIRAGLVTGLYNQKALWPIFGYEGESFSLGGYIERGFDDINWL; translated from the coding sequence ATGACAAAACCACTCAAGGGCGAAAGGCCAAAAGGCCTCGGCCTCACCCGCCGCCAGCTGCTGTCGCGTTCGGTCGCGGCAGGGGCCAGCTTTGTTGTCGGCGCGGGCTTCGTCGCATCGGGCAATGCCGCCTGGGCGATGGAAACCACCGCCATCAAACCCGAATCCATGGCCACGCTCATCCAGATGGCGCGTGACATCTACCCGCACGATCAGGTTGGCGATGAATTCTACGCCACCGCCGTCAAAGGCTATGACAGCGCTGAAAACGCCGAACAGGTCGAGGCAGGCATCACGGCCCTGAACACCGCCGCCACGGCGGCAGGCCATGCCGATTACCTGTCCATCGGCTGGGAGGATGACCGCGTCGCCGTCCTGAAAGCCATCGAAGACACACCCTTCTTCCAGACCATCCGCGCCGGTCTCGTGACCGGTCTCTACAACCAGAAAGCTCTGTGGCCGATCTTTGGCTACGAGGGCGAAAGCTTCTCGCTCGGTGGCTACATTGAGCGAGGCTTTGACGACATCAACTGGCTGTAA